A genome region from Calliopsis andreniformis isolate RMS-2024a chromosome 2, iyCalAndr_principal, whole genome shotgun sequence includes the following:
- the LOC143187706 gene encoding uncharacterized protein LOC143187706 → MNSNTIVVLITLLGCAIAFPVRPESNSAPLVGIPIVVQEPTSFDGGPQKESSPLMYALLLSTLSSPEETSGVSQIQKRNAQDDEQDDLETAAGTYALRPLFVYRQQLAYRQRVREAIRRGNRF, encoded by the exons ATG AACTCCAACACAATTGTTGTCCTCATCACGCTCCTCGGCTGCGCCATCGCGTTTCCAGTCAGGCCTGAAAGCAATTCTGCTCCTCTCGTGGGGATACCGATCGTTGTCCAAGAACCGACTAGCTTCGACGGTGGGCCACAGAAGGAGTCATCTCCACTGATGTACGCCCTGCTTTTGAGTACCCTAAGCTCTCCAGAGGAGACTTCCGGTGTCAGCCAAATACAGAAACGCAACGCGCAGGACGACGAGCAAGATGACCTCGAAACCGCAGCTGGCACCTATGCCCTTCGACCTCTGTTCGTCTATCGACAACAGTTGGCCTACAGGCAACGCGTCAGGGAAGCGATTCGACGAGGGAATCGGTTTTGA